A segment of the Methanomicrobiales archaeon genome:
CGCTGACGACAGCTTCTAGTCCCATCGCTCGCTCCGTCTCAGAACAGCATCAGCAGTGCAACCACGAGCCCGAAGATGACGATGGTCTCTGGAATGACGGTCAGGATGAGCACGAGACCGAACAGGTCCTTGTTCTCGGCGGTTGCCCCGACAGCTGCGGAACCGATGCTGTACTCTGCAATGGCGGTGGCGAGTCCCGTGAGCCCTACGGCGAGCCCTGCTCCGAGCGCAACCATTCCTGCCTGCGATGCCTCAATCATTTCAACTGTCATGCCTTCTACTGCCATGTTTCAATCCTCCGTAAATCGTCTTAGTAATCCAAACGGGTTGTATTTGATGCCTCCACCGCGGTAGAACTTGGTGAAGAATTCGACATACTGCAATCTGAGGGACTGCAGTCCCCCTCCGATGAGCCC
Coding sequences within it:
- a CDS encoding ATPase; the protein is MAVEGMTVEMIEASQAGMVALGAGLAVGLTGLATAIAEYSIGSAAVGATAENKDLFGLVLILTVIPETIVIFGLVVALLMLF